In Procambarus clarkii isolate CNS0578487 chromosome 60, FALCON_Pclarkii_2.0, whole genome shotgun sequence, one genomic interval encodes:
- the LOC123766938 gene encoding trophinin-like produces the protein MFARCLELRVEFGRRLEPTAEFWRRLEPRAEFGRRLEPTAEFWRRLEPRAEFGRRLEPTAEFWRRLEPRAEFGRRLEPTAEFGRRLEPRAEFGRRLEPRAEFGRRLEPTAEFGRRLEPRAEFWRRLEPRAEFGRRLEPTAEFWRRLEPRAEFGRRLEPTAEFGRRLEPRAEFGRRLEPRAEFGRRLEPRAEFGRCLEPRAEFGRRLEPRAEFARCLEPRAEFGRRLEPRAEFGRRLEPRAEFGRRLEPRAEFGRRLEPRAEFGRRRRRGKELERGKRARIARI, from the coding sequence ATGTTCGCGCGATGCCTGGAGCTGAGAGTAGAGTTCGGGCGACGCCTGGAGCCAACAGCAGAGTTCTGGCGACGCCTGGAGCCAAGAGCAGAATTCGGGCGACGCCTGGAGCCAACAGCAGAGTTCTGGCGACGCCTGGAGCCAAGAGCAGAATTCGGGCGACGCCTGGAGCCAACAGCAGAGTTCTGGCGACGCCTGGAGCCAAGAGCAGAATTCGGGCGACGCCTGGAGCCAACAGCAGAGTTCGGGCGACGCCTGGAACCAAGAGCAGAGTTCGGGCGACGCCTGGAGCCTAGAGCAGAGTTCGGGCGACGCCTGGAGCCAACAGCAGAGTTCGGGCGACGCCTGGAGCCAAGAGCAGAGTTCTGGCGACGCCTGGAGCCAAGAGCAGAATTCGGGCGACGCCTGGAGCCAACAGCAGAGTTCTGGCGACGCCTGGAGCCAAGAGCAGAATTCGGGCGACGCCTGGAGCCAACAGCAGAGTTCGGGCGACGCCTGGAGCCAAGAGCAGAGTTCGGGCGACGCCTGGAACCAAGAGCAGAGTTCGGGCGACGCCTGGAACCAAGAGCAGAGTTCGGGCGATGCCTGGAGCCAAGAGCAGAGTTCGGGCGACGCCTGGAGCCAAGAGCAGAGTTCGCGCGATGCCTGGAGCCGAGAGCAGAGTTCGGGCGACGCCTGGAACCAAGAGCAGAGTTCGGGCGACGCCTGGAGCCAAGAGCAGAGTTCGGGCGACGCCTGGAGCCAAGAGCAGAGTTCGGGCGACGCCTGGAGCCAAGAGCAGAGTTCGGGCGACGCCGGAGGAGGGGCAAAGAGCTCGAACGCGGGAAGAGAGCGCGGATAGCTCGAATATAG